The Heyndrickxia vini genome contains a region encoding:
- a CDS encoding YqzL family protein — protein sequence MIEFTWKVFAETGSIDTYLLFKELEKDRQDEPLKTDHEFSELDFPIS from the coding sequence ATGATTGAATTTACCTGGAAAGTCTTTGCGGAAACTGGAAGTATTGATACGTATTTGCTATTTAAAGAGTTAGAAAAAGATCGTCAAGATGAGCCGTTAAAAACAGATCATGAATTTTCTGAATTGGATTTTCCCATTTCATAA
- the recO gene encoding DNA repair protein RecO — translation MLQKCEGIVIRSTDYGETNKIVTLYTREFGKIGVIARGAKKPNSRLSAVSQIFTYGYFLIQTSTGLGVMQQGEMISSMRSIREDIFRTGYAAYIVDLLDKGADDKNPNPFLFELLLQTLNYINEDYDNEIITNIFEMKMLNVLGLYPVMDQCTICGNQDGRFAFSIRENGLICHRCFARDPYRITISQSALKLLRLFYYFDLSRLGQISVKEETKKELRTIISMYYDEYSGLHLKSKKFLEQIDKFKDMF, via the coding sequence ATGCTGCAAAAATGTGAAGGCATTGTCATTAGGTCAACAGATTATGGTGAAACAAATAAAATAGTAACATTATATACACGTGAATTTGGGAAAATAGGAGTTATAGCAAGGGGGGCGAAAAAACCTAATAGTCGCCTCTCCGCTGTTTCTCAAATTTTTACATACGGTTATTTTTTAATTCAGACTAGTACTGGATTAGGTGTGATGCAACAGGGAGAAATGATCTCATCGATGCGCTCAATTCGTGAAGACATTTTTAGAACTGGTTATGCAGCATATATTGTTGATCTCTTAGATAAAGGTGCAGACGATAAAAATCCCAATCCCTTTCTTTTCGAGCTTTTACTGCAAACATTAAATTATATTAACGAAGATTATGATAACGAAATCATAACTAATATTTTTGAAATGAAGATGTTAAATGTTTTAGGTTTATATCCAGTAATGGATCAATGTACAATTTGCGGTAATCAAGATGGAAGATTTGCTTTTTCGATTCGGGAGAATGGACTTATTTGTCATCGCTGCTTTGCACGAGATCCTTATCGTATTACAATTTCCCAAAGTGCACTCAAATTGTTACGACTATTTTATTATTTTGATTTATCACGACTTGGACAAATTTCGGTAAAGGAAGAAACGAAAAAAGAATTACGCACAATTATTTCAATGTATTATGATGAATATTCAGGTTTACACTTGAAATCCAAAAAGTTTTTAGAGCAAATTGATAAATTTAAAGACATGTTTTGA
- a CDS encoding helix-turn-helix transcriptional regulator produces the protein MELNKRQETILQIVKDNGPITGEHIAEKLNLTRATLRPDLAILTMAGYLDARPRVGYFYTGKSSAQLLTENLKKIIVKDYQSMPVVVNENISVYDAIVTVFLEDVGTLFVVDEKLLLVGVLSRKDLLRASIGKQELSSLPVNIIMTRMPNITMCKKDDLLIDVAKKLIEKQIDSIPVVKETTTNGYEVIGRITKTNITKAFVALADEDL, from the coding sequence ATAGAACTAAATAAAAGGCAGGAGACAATATTACAAATTGTTAAAGATAACGGTCCTATAACCGGCGAACATATTGCTGAGAAGTTAAATTTAACGAGAGCAACTCTAAGGCCGGATTTAGCGATCTTAACGATGGCAGGATATTTGGATGCAAGACCTAGAGTTGGTTATTTCTATACAGGAAAATCAAGTGCACAACTACTAACGGAAAATTTAAAGAAAATCATTGTGAAAGACTATCAGTCTATGCCGGTTGTTGTGAACGAAAATATTTCGGTTTATGATGCAATCGTTACGGTTTTTTTGGAAGACGTTGGTACACTATTTGTCGTTGATGAAAAGCTTTTATTAGTCGGAGTTCTTTCTCGAAAAGATTTGTTGCGGGCAAGTATCGGTAAACAAGAACTCTCTTCTTTACCAGTGAATATTATAATGACAAGAATGCCGAATATTACAATGTGCAAAAAAGATGATTTATTAATCGATGTTGCAAAAAAATTAATTGAAAAGCAAATCGATTCTATTCCAGTTGTAAAGGAAACGACCACTAATGGTTACGAGGTAATTGGCAGAATAACAAAAACAAATATAACAAAAGCATTTGTAGCACTTGCAGATGAAGATTTATAG
- a CDS encoding pyruvate, water dikinase regulatory protein — MTRPIIYVVSDSVGETAELVTKAAISQFNGKDAEIKRFPYVEDYQHIDEVVSLAKLNHGVIIHTLVKPQMRAYLKKQAIGQKVNEVDIIGPLMDKFQELYHKEPLCEPGLVRKLDDDYFKKVEAIEFAVKYDDGRDPRGILRADIVLVGVSRTSKTPLSQYLAHKRFKVANVPLVPEVDPPEELFQVSPEKCFGLKISPEKLNFIRKERLLALGLNDEASYANINRIKTEIDYFDSIVSKMGCKVIDVTNKAVEETANIIINMKRL, encoded by the coding sequence ATGACAAGACCAATTATATATGTAGTTTCTGATTCAGTCGGTGAAACAGCTGAATTAGTTACAAAGGCCGCCATTAGTCAATTTAATGGGAAAGATGCAGAAATTAAACGTTTTCCATATGTAGAGGATTACCAGCATATTGATGAGGTGGTTTCGTTAGCTAAGCTAAATCATGGAGTAATTATCCATACTTTAGTTAAGCCGCAAATGAGAGCATATCTAAAAAAACAAGCTATCGGTCAAAAAGTAAATGAAGTGGATATTATTGGTCCGTTAATGGATAAATTCCAAGAATTATATCATAAAGAACCGTTGTGTGAACCTGGATTAGTTAGAAAATTGGACGATGATTATTTTAAAAAGGTTGAAGCGATTGAATTTGCTGTAAAATATGATGATGGTAGAGATCCGAGAGGAATACTCCGTGCAGATATCGTTTTGGTAGGTGTTTCGAGAACATCTAAAACCCCATTATCGCAATATCTCGCACATAAACGCTTTAAAGTGGCTAATGTTCCGCTTGTTCCTGAAGTCGATCCGCCTGAAGAGCTTTTTCAAGTATCTCCTGAAAAATGCTTCGGGCTCAAAATTAGCCCGGAGAAACTTAATTTTATTCGAAAAGAACGACTTTTAGCTCTTGGTTTAAATGATGAGGCAAGTTATGCAAATATAAACCGGATTAAAACTGAAATAGATTATTTTGATTCAATTGTTTCTAAAATGGGCTGCAAAGTAATTGATGTAACGAATAAAGCGGTTGAAGAAACAGCAAATATTATTATAAATATGAAGCGGCTATAG
- a CDS encoding YaiI/YqxD family protein, producing the protein MKYSLPYIFIASYAHKSSKHDERWIYVDPDKESADLFIMNHVQKNDIVVTQDIGLASLVLPKHVFAISPRGKEYKEEAIQTALDFRYLAAKARRRGKYEKGPKPFTEHDRQSFINNFEEILSNIVIK; encoded by the coding sequence ATGAAATATAGCTTGCCCTATATATTTATCGCTTCTTATGCGCATAAATCAAGTAAACATGATGAACGATGGATTTATGTAGATCCGGATAAAGAATCTGCAGATCTTTTTATAATGAATCATGTTCAAAAAAATGACATAGTTGTCACACAGGATATCGGGTTAGCAAGTCTCGTACTTCCTAAGCATGTATTCGCTATTTCTCCTAGAGGCAAGGAATATAAGGAAGAAGCGATTCAAACAGCACTTGACTTTCGGTATTTAGCTGCCAAAGCTAGACGCAGAGGGAAATATGAAAAAGGACCAAAACCCTTTACAGAACATGATAGGCAGTCCTTTATTAATAATTTTGAGGAGATTTTGTCGAATATTGTAATAAAGTAG
- the dnaG gene encoding DNA primase — protein sequence MVGIIPEDKINEIRQSIDIVDIIGEYVHLKKQGRNYFGLCPFHGENTPSFSVSTDKQIYHCFGCGAGGNVISFLMDIDGLNFQEAVIKLAGKGNVHLELEKGLNDHISKSKDTSEEKQMKEAYELLQKFYHHLLVNTTEGQHALEYLIGRGFSKSSIEKFQIGYSLPSWDFTVKWLNKRGFQLPLLEKAGLIIQRENDDTYFDRFRNRIMFPIQNSKGETIAFAGRAIAKEDQPKYLNSPETILFNKSNILYNYYRAKGFIKKQQQAILFEGFADVISADSAEIFNGIATMGTSLTEQHVQLIRRMTDAVTICYDSDFAGIEAAYRAGKMLTEQNCNIRIARMPEGLDPDDYIKKYGAEKFRKDVIGASLTFMSFKMEYFRLGKNLQNEGEKLQYIEKIIEEITNLDRAVERDHYLRQLADEFSISLDALKQQQKQMFYATKKNRHQQKEVKTSRFYSEQKNRLLPANQTAERRLLAHMLQDADVAFKIKDLLNGIILYYDEHQAILTYLLGFYEDGNEPDTSKFLLILPDEQLRGIVTELEMMPLNSEVTDREIEDYVYQVLKHQKMLKIKEKENLQKKAEQENDWKKALSLAVEILQLRKSL from the coding sequence GTGGTTGGAATTATTCCTGAGGATAAAATCAATGAAATACGTCAATCAATAGATATAGTAGATATTATCGGGGAATATGTACATCTAAAAAAACAGGGCAGAAATTATTTTGGCCTATGTCCCTTCCATGGTGAAAATACTCCATCCTTTTCGGTTTCAACCGATAAGCAAATATACCATTGTTTTGGTTGTGGTGCAGGTGGGAATGTTATTTCATTTTTAATGGATATTGATGGATTGAATTTTCAAGAAGCTGTAATTAAGCTTGCAGGAAAGGGAAACGTACATTTAGAACTTGAAAAAGGGCTAAATGACCATATTTCCAAATCAAAAGATACTTCAGAAGAGAAACAAATGAAAGAAGCATATGAGCTTCTTCAAAAGTTTTATCATCATTTATTGGTGAATACTACTGAAGGTCAACATGCATTAGAATATCTTATTGGGCGTGGTTTTTCAAAAAGCAGTATCGAAAAATTTCAAATAGGTTATTCTCTTCCAAGTTGGGACTTTACCGTGAAATGGTTAAACAAGCGTGGGTTCCAATTACCTCTATTAGAAAAAGCTGGTCTCATAATTCAAAGAGAAAATGATGATACATATTTTGATCGTTTTCGAAATAGAATTATGTTTCCAATCCAAAATTCAAAAGGGGAAACCATTGCTTTTGCCGGTAGAGCAATTGCAAAAGAAGATCAACCTAAATATTTAAACAGTCCTGAAACGATCCTTTTTAATAAAAGTAATATTTTATACAACTATTACCGTGCAAAAGGATTCATTAAGAAACAGCAGCAGGCAATTTTATTTGAAGGTTTTGCTGATGTAATATCTGCTGATTCAGCCGAAATATTTAATGGAATAGCTACAATGGGTACATCTTTAACCGAACAGCATGTTCAGCTAATTAGAAGAATGACAGATGCTGTAACGATTTGTTATGACTCAGATTTTGCAGGGATTGAAGCAGCTTATAGAGCCGGAAAAATGCTTACTGAGCAAAACTGCAATATTCGAATAGCAAGGATGCCCGAAGGATTAGACCCCGATGACTACATAAAAAAATACGGAGCTGAAAAGTTTCGTAAGGATGTAATAGGGGCAAGTTTAACGTTTATGTCCTTCAAAATGGAATATTTCCGATTAGGAAAAAATCTTCAAAATGAAGGAGAAAAACTACAATATATAGAAAAGATTATAGAAGAAATTACAAATCTCGATAGAGCAGTAGAAAGAGATCATTACTTAAGACAGCTGGCTGATGAGTTTTCAATATCTTTAGATGCGTTAAAGCAACAGCAGAAACAAATGTTTTATGCGACTAAAAAGAATCGGCATCAGCAAAAAGAGGTAAAAACGAGTAGATTTTATTCTGAACAAAAAAATCGTTTATTACCAGCTAATCAGACCGCAGAAAGACGTTTACTTGCCCACATGCTGCAAGATGCTGATGTAGCATTTAAAATAAAGGATCTATTAAATGGAATTATTCTATATTATGATGAACATCAAGCAATACTGACCTATTTACTTGGTTTTTATGAAGATGGAAATGAACCTGATACAAGTAAATTTTTACTAATTCTCCCAGATGAACAATTGCGGGGGATTGTAACTGAACTAGAAATGATGCCTTTAAATAGTGAAGTTACTGATCGAGAAATTGAAGACTATGTATATCAAGTGTTGAAACATCAAAAGATGTTAAAAATAAAGGAAAAAGAAAACTTGCAAAAGAAAGCAGAACAAGAAAATGATTGGAAAAAGGCGTTAAGCCTTGCAGTTGAAATCTTACAACTCCGGAAATCCTTATAA
- the rpoD gene encoding RNA polymerase sigma factor RpoD: MAEKSARSKEIESELTLDQAKEQLVERGKKRGILTYEIISGKLSHFELDSEQMDEFYEYLGDQGIEITEENDDEDEDAPNIHELEKDDEEFDLNDLSVPPGVKINDPVRMYLKEIGRVDLLSAEEEISLAKRIEQGDEEAKRRLAEANLRLVVSIAKRYVGRGMLFLDLIQEGNMGLIKAVEKFDYDKGFKFSTYATWWIRQAITRAIADQARTIRIPVHMVETINKLIRVQRQLLQDLGREPSPEEIAEEMDLTPEKVREILKIAQEPVSLETPIGEEDDSHLGDFIEDQDATSPSEHAAYELLKEQLEDVLDTLTDREENVLRLRFGLDDGRTRTLEEVGKVFGVTRERIRQIEAKALRKLRHPSRSKRLKDFLE; this comes from the coding sequence ATGGCTGAAAAATCAGCTCGTTCCAAAGAAATTGAATCCGAATTAACTCTTGATCAAGCTAAAGAACAATTAGTTGAGCGTGGTAAAAAAAGAGGTATTTTGACATATGAAATAATCTCAGGTAAATTAAGTCATTTTGAATTAGATTCTGAGCAAATGGATGAGTTTTATGAATATTTAGGTGACCAAGGTATTGAAATAACAGAGGAAAATGATGATGAAGATGAGGATGCTCCAAACATTCATGAACTAGAGAAAGATGATGAAGAGTTTGACCTAAATGATTTAAGTGTTCCTCCAGGTGTAAAAATAAATGACCCTGTCAGAATGTATTTAAAGGAAATTGGCCGAGTAGACCTACTATCTGCTGAAGAAGAGATCTCCCTTGCAAAACGTATTGAACAAGGCGACGAAGAAGCGAAAAGAAGACTTGCAGAAGCCAATTTGCGATTAGTAGTTAGTATAGCAAAAAGATATGTTGGGCGTGGCATGCTTTTCTTGGATTTAATTCAAGAAGGTAATATGGGATTAATCAAAGCAGTTGAAAAATTTGATTATGATAAAGGCTTTAAATTTAGTACGTATGCAACTTGGTGGATTCGTCAAGCGATTACACGTGCGATTGCTGACCAAGCTCGTACCATTCGTATTCCGGTTCATATGGTTGAAACCATAAATAAACTTATCCGTGTTCAAAGACAGCTATTACAAGACTTAGGTCGTGAGCCTTCGCCCGAAGAAATAGCGGAAGAAATGGATTTAACTCCAGAAAAGGTTCGAGAAATCTTAAAAATCGCTCAAGAACCAGTTTCATTAGAAACTCCGATAGGTGAAGAGGATGATTCACATCTTGGTGATTTTATCGAAGATCAGGATGCAACTTCACCATCTGAACATGCAGCGTATGAATTATTAAAGGAACAATTAGAAGATGTTTTAGACACGTTAACTGATCGTGAAGAAAATGTTCTTCGACTTCGTTTTGGACTTGATGATGGCCGTACAAGAACCCTTGAGGAAGTAGGCAAAGTATTTGGTGTTACGCGAGAAAGAATACGTCAAATTGAAGCCAAAGCATTACGCAAACTTCGTCATCCAAGTAGAAGTAAACGATTAAAAGATTTCTTAGAATAA
- a CDS encoding acyl-CoA dehydrogenase family protein has protein sequence MDFSLTAEQAMIQRTIKEFAVEEVEKGALERDNNKEFPREIFNKLSNLGMMGLPFPEEYGGAGADTISFAIVVEELSKACGSTGITYSAHISLGGAPINMFGTTAQKEKYLVPICSGESLGAFGLTEPSAGSDAGGTQTSAVEDGENFVINGNKCFITNASYAKYLALTAITGMENNKKEISAIIVPTDSEGFSVINNYEKMGLHASNTTELVLEEVRVPKENLLGERGQGFKQFLATLDGGRIGIGAMAVGIAQAAYEKALQYAKERRQFGRSLSQFQVTQFKIADMAMKIELARNMVYKAAWLKDQGKPYSKEAAMCKLYASEICMEITNQAVQIHGGNGYMKDYHVERFMRDAKLLEIGEGTSEVQRMVISREIGCY, from the coding sequence ATGGATTTTAGTCTTACAGCAGAACAAGCAATGATTCAGCGAACAATAAAAGAGTTTGCTGTGGAGGAAGTAGAAAAAGGGGCATTGGAAAGAGATAATAATAAAGAGTTCCCTAGGGAAATATTTAATAAATTATCGAATTTAGGGATGATGGGTCTTCCATTTCCTGAAGAATATGGCGGTGCAGGAGCAGATACGATAAGTTTTGCCATTGTGGTGGAGGAATTAAGTAAAGCTTGCGGATCAACAGGTATTACATACTCCGCTCATATATCTTTAGGTGGAGCACCGATTAATATGTTTGGCACAACAGCACAGAAGGAGAAATACTTAGTTCCAATTTGTTCAGGCGAATCGCTTGGTGCCTTTGGATTGACTGAACCAAGTGCTGGATCGGATGCTGGGGGAACACAAACCTCAGCAGTAGAGGACGGAGAAAACTTTGTAATTAATGGAAATAAGTGTTTTATTACAAATGCAAGCTATGCCAAATACTTGGCGTTAACTGCTATTACAGGAATGGAAAATAATAAAAAAGAAATAAGCGCGATTATTGTTCCGACTGATTCTGAAGGTTTTTCAGTAATAAATAATTATGAAAAAATGGGGCTTCATGCTTCAAATACAACAGAATTAGTTTTGGAAGAAGTTAGAGTACCTAAAGAAAACCTATTGGGTGAACGAGGACAGGGTTTTAAGCAATTTTTGGCTACGTTAGATGGTGGAAGAATAGGGATTGGTGCAATGGCAGTTGGTATTGCTCAAGCGGCTTATGAAAAAGCATTGCAATACGCAAAAGAAAGAAGGCAATTTGGGCGTTCTTTATCACAATTTCAAGTGACACAATTTAAAATTGCTGATATGGCTATGAAAATTGAACTTGCTAGAAATATGGTTTATAAGGCTGCTTGGCTTAAAGATCAAGGTAAACCGTATTCCAAAGAAGCTGCAATGTGTAAATTATATGCTTCGGAAATATGTATGGAGATAACTAATCAAGCGGTACAAATACATGGTGGTAACGGGTACATGAAAGATTATCATGTAGAGCGATTTATGAGAGATGCAAAACTTCTCGAAATTGGAGAAGGAACATCTGAAGTACAAAGAATGGTAATTTCGCGAGAGATTGGTTGTTATTGA
- the cccA gene encoding cytochrome c550, whose translation MKRNPIIPYLLICVLGIVLVFFLSVKGLGDAKEIAKEKENGGKEKVTEKFEPEAFAKQTCIGCHGNNLEGGAGPNLHGLGAKLGKDKVKDVLTNGTSGGMPGGLVKPENIDAMADWLVKLK comes from the coding sequence ATGAAACGTAATCCAATAATTCCTTATCTTTTGATTTGTGTATTGGGAATTGTACTTGTTTTCTTTTTATCTGTTAAAGGATTAGGCGATGCAAAAGAAATCGCAAAAGAAAAAGAAAATGGGGGAAAAGAAAAGGTAACAGAAAAATTTGAACCAGAGGCATTTGCTAAACAAACATGTATTGGTTGCCATGGTAACAACTTAGAAGGTGGAGCTGGTCCGAATTTACACGGTCTTGGAGCAAAGCTTGGTAAAGATAAGGTGAAAGATGTTTTAACTAACGGTACTTCCGGCGGAATGCCTGGTGGACTAGTTAAACCTGAAAATATTGATGCAATGGCAGATTGGCTTGTAAAGCTTAAATAA
- a CDS encoding tRNA (adenine(22)-N(1))-methyltransferase has protein sequence MNIDKLSKRLETVSNYIISNSTFADIGSDHAYLPCYAIKNGLAKSAIAGEIVEGPYQSALQQVKEAKLENNISVRKGDGLEVIEANEVDCITIAGMGGGLITSILQKGADRLEGVKRLILQPNIGAHHIRNWCVQNNWELIAEVIIEEDEKIYEILVASKIQTNEFYKLTDASLLLGPFLMKEKNNVFKKKWTEELKQWKTILEKMNKAENPDKISERKEQLEKNILLVEEVLK, from the coding sequence ATGAATATAGACAAGCTTTCCAAAAGACTGGAGACGGTAAGTAATTACATAATTAGTAATTCTACTTTTGCTGACATTGGATCTGATCATGCATATCTTCCTTGTTATGCAATTAAAAATGGCCTAGCAAAGTCAGCAATTGCGGGTGAAATTGTCGAAGGACCCTATCAATCCGCGCTTCAACAAGTAAAAGAAGCGAAACTAGAAAACAATATTTCCGTTCGCAAAGGTGACGGACTTGAAGTAATTGAAGCTAATGAGGTTGATTGTATTACTATTGCTGGGATGGGTGGCGGACTGATTACTTCCATTCTTCAGAAAGGTGCAGATCGTTTAGAAGGAGTAAAGAGATTAATTCTTCAACCAAATATTGGTGCACATCATATCCGTAATTGGTGCGTACAAAATAATTGGGAACTGATAGCTGAGGTCATAATTGAAGAGGACGAAAAAATATATGAAATATTAGTTGCTAGCAAAATCCAAACGAATGAATTTTATAAACTTACTGATGCAAGTTTATTATTAGGACCGTTTCTTATGAAGGAAAAAAATAACGTGTTTAAAAAGAAATGGACAGAGGAATTAAAGCAATGGAAGACGATTTTAGAAAAAATGAACAAAGCCGAGAATCCTGATAAAATTTCTGAAAGAAAAGAGCAGTTAGAGAAAAACATACTGCTAGTGGAAGAGGTATTGAAATGA
- a CDS encoding Nif3-like dinuclear metal center hexameric protein, with translation MKTANGYEIIQLFESFSPKKYAMEGDPIGLQIGKLNKPVKNVMIALDILEEVVDEAIKNDVDLIIAHHPIIFRPLKNLLTERTQGKIIEKLIKHDIAVYAAHTNLDVAIGGVNDLLAEALQLENTEVLDPTYEDKLKKLVVYVPVDYEEEVRNAIGKAGAGAIGQYSHCSFSSEGTGRFLPSEHSTPFIGARGKLESVKENKIETIIPESIEKKVITAMIKAHPYEEVAYDIYPIENKGQILGLGRIGMLKEEMSLEQFAEHVKKTLEVSTVRVVGDLNDQINKVAVLGGDGNKYFSKAKFKGADVFVTGDFYYHNAHDAMQIGLNIVDPGHNVEKVMKKGVAERLSKMCEDKGYSVQFIPSTIHTDPFTFI, from the coding sequence ATGAAAACAGCAAATGGTTATGAAATCATTCAATTGTTCGAAAGCTTTTCTCCGAAAAAGTATGCCATGGAAGGGGATCCAATTGGATTGCAAATTGGCAAATTAAATAAACCGGTTAAAAATGTAATGATAGCCCTAGATATATTGGAAGAGGTAGTCGATGAAGCGATTAAAAATGATGTCGATTTAATTATCGCACATCACCCAATCATCTTTCGTCCTTTGAAAAACTTGTTAACTGAGCGGACACAAGGGAAAATAATTGAAAAATTGATCAAACACGATATTGCTGTTTATGCTGCCCATACAAATTTAGATGTTGCGATTGGGGGTGTAAATGATTTGCTTGCGGAAGCCCTTCAATTGGAAAATACGGAAGTATTAGATCCTACATACGAGGACAAATTAAAAAAATTAGTTGTTTATGTCCCAGTGGATTATGAAGAAGAGGTACGGAATGCAATAGGTAAAGCAGGTGCGGGTGCGATCGGGCAATATAGCCATTGTTCGTTCTCTTCAGAAGGGACAGGACGTTTTCTGCCGAGTGAACATTCAACACCTTTTATAGGGGCGAGAGGAAAGTTAGAGTCTGTAAAAGAAAACAAAATTGAAACGATCATCCCTGAATCGATTGAAAAAAAAGTGATTACGGCGATGATAAAAGCACATCCATATGAAGAAGTAGCATATGATATATACCCAATAGAAAATAAGGGACAAATTTTAGGGTTAGGAAGAATTGGTATGTTAAAGGAAGAAATGTCACTTGAACAATTTGCAGAACATGTGAAGAAAACGTTAGAAGTGAGTACTGTAAGGGTTGTTGGTGATTTAAACGATCAAATTAATAAAGTAGCTGTATTAGGCGGCGATGGCAATAAATACTTTTCGAAGGCAAAGTTTAAAGGTGCGGATGTCTTTGTTACAGGTGACTTTTATTATCATAATGCACATGATGCGATGCAAATCGGACTCAATATTGTCGACCCCGGGCATAATGTTGAAAAGGTAATGAAAAAAGGGGTTGCTGAGAGATTAAGCAAAATGTGTGAGGATAAAGGTTATAGTGTTCAATTTATTCCGTCAACGATTCATACAGATCCATTTACATTTATATAA
- a CDS encoding 4-hydroxy-3-methylbut-2-enyl diphosphate reductase, producing the protein MEVMKISPRGYCYGVVDAMVIARNAALDKTLPRPIYILGMIVHNKHVTDAFAEEGIITLDGKNRKEILEKVEKGTVIFTAHGVSPEVREIAKKKGLVTIDATCPDVTKTHDLIRQKKAEGYDVIYIGKKGHPEPEGAVGVAPEIVHLVETLEDVAQLDIQNEKLIVTNQTTMSQWDVLDIMEKVQEKYPHVEQHKEICLATQVRQEAVAEQAGEADVLIVVGDPKSNNSNRLAQVSEQIAHTKAYRIADISEIQIDWIKDAKKVAVTAGASTPTPIVREVIAFIDQFDPADEETWHHEKKVPLNKILPKVKKLTQK; encoded by the coding sequence ATGGAGGTAATGAAAATTTCACCCCGTGGATATTGCTATGGTGTTGTCGATGCAATGGTCATTGCACGAAATGCTGCTTTAGATAAGACTTTACCACGCCCAATCTATATATTGGGTATGATAGTTCATAATAAACATGTAACAGATGCATTTGCAGAAGAAGGAATTATTACGTTAGATGGGAAAAATCGCAAAGAAATTCTTGAAAAAGTAGAAAAAGGTACTGTTATATTCACTGCACACGGTGTTTCACCGGAAGTAAGAGAAATAGCCAAGAAAAAAGGACTCGTTACCATTGATGCAACATGTCCAGACGTAACGAAAACACATGACCTTATCCGTCAAAAAAAAGCTGAAGGCTATGATGTGATCTATATTGGCAAAAAAGGACACCCGGAACCAGAGGGAGCAGTTGGAGTTGCACCTGAAATAGTTCATTTAGTTGAGACTCTTGAGGATGTAGCGCAGTTAGATATTCAAAACGAAAAATTGATTGTTACAAATCAAACAACAATGAGCCAATGGGATGTTCTCGATATTATGGAGAAAGTTCAAGAGAAATACCCACATGTTGAGCAGCATAAAGAGATTTGTCTGGCTACTCAAGTTAGACAAGAAGCAGTTGCCGAACAAGCTGGAGAAGCGGATGTTCTCATTGTTGTTGGTGATCCAAAAAGCAATAATTCAAACCGTTTGGCACAAGTTTCCGAACAAATTGCCCATACGAAGGCATATCGTATTGCCGATATATCTGAAATACAAATTGATTGGATTAAAGATGCAAAAAAGGTTGCTGTCACTGCCGGTGCATCTACTCCTACACCAATTGTCCGTGAAGTAATCGCCTTTATCGATCAATTCGATCCAGCTGATGAAGAAACTTGGCATCATGAAAAAAAGGTACCTTTAAATAAAATACTGCCAAAGGTAAAAAAATTAACCCAAAAATAA